One stretch of Halobaculum marinum DNA includes these proteins:
- a CDS encoding FAD-binding and (Fe-S)-binding domain-containing protein, which yields MATNEPNASSRWDTSAASLGYDRPDVAEYEALASDLRDRVAGEVQFDEYAQVLYATDGSIYRARPAGVVCPRDADDVVAVHEVAAKHDVPVLPRGTGSSLAGQSVGPGCVVIDTTRHMDDIVDVDPGAREATVQPGVVQDHLDDRLAEDGLKFAPDPASSGRATVVGGIGNNSTGAHSVRYGITDAYTEELDVVLADGTRITTREVVLGSDEHEAIIDEGGIEAELYRTVEGLVREHEDEIDAKYPSLKRSVSGYNLHKVIYENDDGEEVINLSKLFVGAEGTLGTIVEATVSLVSKPEETALALYCFDDLVDAMEAVPVALEYPVSAVELMDDEVFRLARESTEYAQYEEPIPDGTAAALMLEWDSELMDDFEAAVADTNAEFVDSGAAFDVLEAYSDEAQGKLWKLRKAAIPLLMSLEGDPKPYPFIEDATVPPEELAEYVQEFEDVLEAHGTSAAYFAHAGSGTLHIRPILNLKQEDGIETMHSITDDVTDLVLDHFGAFSGEHGDGLARTEFNPKMYGPALWGAFQDLKSAFDPDWRMNPGKVVYVDGETAAEQGYPESAADTDMRENLRYGADYQSIEPQTAIDFSDEGGFAHLVELCNGCGTCRETEGDVMCPTYRASKEEVQATRGRANMLRAAISGDLSEDEIHSDRFQEEVLGLCVGCKGCMSDCPTGVDLAKLKAEVKHEHHEREGAGLRERLFADIDTASRIGSALAPVANAAATLPGARTVMEKTLGIASDRALPTFTRDTFRKRFERRGGAAVSAARADARVVLFPDTYTNYSKPDVGMAAVEVLEAANVHVRVPDDLAASGRAAFSTGFLEKARDRAAANVEALAPFVEEGYDVVSVEPSDAVMFQDEYLDLLDGDAVEAVSAASYGVMEYLDTTRLDVAMSFRHDPEAGETLAYHGHCNQKSLNKDHHAVGVLRRAGYDVDPLDTTCCGMAGSFGYEAEHYDLSKAIGSMLFEAHDESRADAITAPGASCRSQLGDRDGASEQPPHPIEKVAAALAE from the coding sequence ATGGCAACGAACGAACCGAACGCGTCGTCGCGATGGGACACGTCGGCGGCTTCGCTGGGGTACGACAGGCCGGACGTGGCCGAGTACGAGGCGCTCGCGTCGGATCTGCGCGACCGAGTGGCCGGCGAGGTCCAGTTCGACGAGTACGCGCAGGTGCTGTACGCGACCGACGGGTCGATCTATCGGGCGCGGCCCGCGGGTGTCGTCTGCCCGCGCGACGCCGACGACGTGGTCGCCGTTCACGAAGTCGCCGCCAAGCACGACGTGCCGGTGCTGCCGCGCGGGACGGGGTCGTCGTTGGCGGGGCAGTCGGTCGGTCCCGGCTGTGTGGTCATCGACACGACGCGCCACATGGACGACATCGTCGACGTGGACCCCGGGGCGCGAGAGGCGACGGTGCAACCGGGAGTCGTCCAAGACCACCTCGACGACCGCCTGGCCGAAGACGGCCTGAAGTTCGCGCCGGACCCCGCGTCGTCCGGGCGCGCGACGGTCGTCGGCGGCATCGGTAACAACTCGACGGGCGCTCACTCGGTGCGCTACGGCATCACCGACGCCTACACCGAGGAGTTGGACGTGGTGCTGGCTGACGGCACCCGGATCACCACCCGCGAGGTGGTGCTCGGCTCCGACGAGCACGAGGCGATCATCGACGAGGGTGGGATCGAGGCGGAACTGTACCGCACGGTCGAGGGCCTAGTTCGCGAACACGAGGACGAAATCGACGCGAAGTACCCGAGCCTCAAGCGCTCCGTCTCCGGCTACAACCTCCACAAGGTGATCTACGAGAACGACGACGGCGAGGAGGTGATCAACCTCTCGAAACTGTTCGTCGGCGCGGAGGGGACCCTCGGCACCATCGTGGAGGCGACCGTCTCGCTCGTCTCCAAACCAGAGGAGACCGCCCTCGCCCTCTACTGCTTCGACGACCTCGTCGACGCCATGGAGGCCGTCCCGGTCGCGCTGGAGTACCCCGTGAGCGCAGTCGAGTTGATGGACGACGAGGTGTTCCGACTCGCCCGCGAGTCGACCGAGTACGCCCAGTACGAGGAGCCGATCCCCGACGGCACCGCGGCGGCACTGATGCTGGAGTGGGACTCGGAGTTGATGGACGACTTCGAGGCCGCCGTCGCCGACACGAACGCCGAGTTCGTGGACTCGGGCGCCGCCTTCGACGTGCTGGAGGCGTACAGCGACGAGGCGCAGGGGAAGCTCTGGAAGCTCCGGAAGGCCGCGATTCCGCTGTTGATGAGTCTGGAGGGCGACCCGAAGCCGTACCCGTTCATCGAGGACGCGACCGTCCCGCCCGAGGAACTCGCCGAGTACGTTCAGGAGTTCGAAGACGTGTTGGAGGCGCACGGCACCTCGGCGGCGTACTTCGCGCACGCTGGGTCCGGCACGCTCCACATCCGGCCGATCTTGAACCTGAAACAGGAGGACGGCATCGAGACGATGCACTCCATCACCGACGACGTGACCGACCTCGTGCTCGACCACTTCGGCGCGTTCTCCGGCGAGCACGGCGACGGCCTCGCGCGCACGGAGTTCAACCCCAAGATGTACGGGCCGGCGCTGTGGGGCGCGTTCCAGGATCTGAAGAGCGCGTTCGACCCGGACTGGCGGATGAACCCCGGGAAGGTCGTGTACGTCGACGGCGAGACGGCTGCCGAGCAGGGGTACCCCGAGTCGGCGGCCGACACGGACATGCGGGAGAACCTGCGCTACGGCGCCGACTACCAGTCGATCGAACCGCAGACGGCGATCGACTTCTCTGACGAGGGCGGGTTCGCCCACCTCGTCGAACTGTGCAACGGCTGTGGCACCTGCCGGGAGACGGAGGGGGACGTGATGTGTCCCACATATCGCGCCTCGAAGGAGGAGGTGCAGGCCACGCGAGGGCGCGCGAACATGCTCCGCGCGGCCATCTCCGGCGACCTCTCCGAAGACGAAATCCACTCCGACCGCTTCCAAGAGGAGGTTCTCGGGCTCTGCGTCGGCTGTAAGGGCTGTATGTCGGACTGCCCGACCGGCGTCGACCTCGCGAAGCTGAAGGCGGAGGTGAAACACGAACACCACGAGCGCGAGGGCGCGGGCCTGCGCGAGCGACTGTTCGCCGACATCGACACGGCGAGTCGGATCGGGAGCGCGTTGGCGCCGGTGGCGAACGCGGCGGCGACGCTCCCGGGCGCGCGGACGGTGATGGAGAAGACGCTCGGTATCGCCAGCGACCGCGCGCTCCCGACGTTCACCCGCGACACGTTCCGCAAGCGGTTCGAGCGACGCGGCGGGGCGGCCGTGAGCGCCGCCCGTGCCGACGCCCGGGTCGTCCTGTTCCCCGACACCTACACGAACTACAGCAAGCCCGACGTGGGGATGGCCGCCGTCGAGGTGCTGGAGGCGGCGAACGTCCACGTCCGCGTCCCCGACGACCTCGCGGCCTCGGGCCGGGCGGCGTTCTCGACCGGTTTCCTCGAGAAGGCGCGCGACCGCGCCGCGGCAAACGTCGAGGCGCTGGCGCCGTTCGTCGAGGAGGGGTACGACGTCGTCTCCGTCGAGCCGTCGGACGCGGTGATGTTCCAAGACGAGTACCTGGATCTGCTCGACGGCGACGCCGTCGAGGCCGTGTCGGCCGCGAGTTACGGCGTCATGGAGTACCTCGACACGACGCGACTGGACGTGGCGATGTCGTTCCGGCATGACCCCGAGGCCGGCGAGACGCTCGCGTACCACGGCCACTGCAACCAGAAGTCGCTCAACAAAGACCACCACGCGGTCGGCGTGCTCAGGCGCGCCGGCTACGACGTCGACCCGCTCGACACCACCTGCTGCGGGATGGCCGGGAGCTTCGGGTACGAGGCCGAACACTACGACCTGTCGAAGGCTATCGGTTCGATGCTGTTCGAGGCACACGACGAGAGTCGCGCCGACGCCATCACCGCGCCGGGCGCGTCGTGCCGGTCGCAGTTGGGGGACCGCGACGGCGCGAGCGAACAGCCACCCCACCCGATCGAGAAGGTCGCCGCCGCGCTGGCGGAGTAG
- a CDS encoding VOC family protein, translating to MAFIHICLNVADADRAADWYADNLGFERSWEFTTADGDTRNLYVADENGVELQLSDTDGEDTFEEGTAYDHFAVKVDDVDAAFERIDHHGVVKEPGDQPEAGARTAFLKDPDGHTVELVQPLE from the coding sequence ATGGCGTTCATCCACATCTGTCTCAACGTCGCCGACGCCGACCGTGCGGCCGACTGGTACGCGGACAACCTCGGCTTCGAGCGCTCGTGGGAGTTCACGACCGCCGACGGCGACACGCGGAACCTGTACGTCGCCGACGAGAACGGCGTCGAACTCCAGTTGTCCGACACCGACGGCGAGGACACTTTCGAGGAGGGGACCGCGTACGACCACTTCGCGGTGAAGGTGGACGACGTCGACGCCGCGTTCGAGCGCATCGACCACCACGGCGTCGTGAAGGAACCGGGTGACCAGCCCGAGGCCGGCGCGCGGACGGCGTTCCTCAAGGACCCGGACGGCCACACCGTCGAACTGGTCCAGCCATTGGAGTAA
- the aceB gene encoding malate synthase AceB has product MSVQRNYEREFVRTFFTSPTAIKEGDDSAKMLRRAAGLRGMQAPDVWIPDNEDATAPNMRAEGAQNIIEVVGEHGADFPGEIHPRIEWHRDRPTTRLNGFEYMREIADPENGAVEHIDGFVIPEVGDIDDWKKADEAFQLVEAEHGLEEGSLSMSVIVESGEAEIALNRIRDEMGKPSNTLERMFMLVDGEVDYTKDMRGMTPTGELPEWPELRHNTSRGASAAGLVAVDGPYDNIRDVDGYKQRMEDNRAKGMTGIWSLTPGQVEVANTAPLPPVTGSWLLDVDGEEVELTADGDTQVYDGDDLSLEETGDGYVLRVGGDEHELSADELREELLDMTSYVPSMDDIVDSMEEFEAAKESGMGAIAMTQAATLVIDGVEVSLEKDRMWDEATYQAAQTPITLFQDVYEHRPDQHEELEELYGADVVARATEVGN; this is encoded by the coding sequence ATGAGCGTGCAACGCAATTACGAACGCGAGTTCGTTCGGACGTTCTTCACGTCCCCGACGGCGATCAAGGAGGGTGACGACTCGGCGAAGATGCTGCGCCGCGCGGCGGGCTTGCGCGGGATGCAGGCGCCGGACGTGTGGATCCCGGACAACGAGGACGCGACCGCGCCCAACATGCGAGCGGAGGGCGCACAGAACATCATCGAGGTCGTGGGCGAGCACGGCGCCGACTTCCCGGGAGAGATCCACCCACGGATCGAGTGGCACCGAGACCGCCCGACGACACGACTGAACGGCTTCGAGTACATGCGAGAGATCGCCGACCCCGAAAACGGCGCCGTCGAGCACATCGACGGGTTCGTGATCCCCGAGGTCGGCGACATCGACGACTGGAAGAAGGCCGACGAGGCGTTCCAACTCGTCGAGGCCGAACACGGACTCGAGGAAGGAAGCCTCTCGATGTCGGTGATCGTCGAGAGCGGCGAGGCTGAAATCGCGCTCAACCGCATCCGCGACGAGATGGGCAAGCCGTCGAACACGCTCGAACGGATGTTCATGCTCGTCGACGGCGAGGTCGACTACACGAAGGACATGCGTGGGATGACGCCGACCGGCGAACTCCCCGAGTGGCCTGAACTCCGACACAACACCTCTCGTGGCGCGAGTGCCGCCGGACTCGTGGCGGTCGACGGCCCGTACGACAACATCCGCGACGTCGACGGGTACAAACAGCGCATGGAGGACAACCGCGCGAAGGGGATGACCGGCATCTGGTCGCTCACGCCCGGGCAGGTGGAGGTGGCGAACACGGCCCCGCTCCCGCCCGTCACCGGCAGTTGGCTGCTCGACGTGGACGGTGAGGAGGTCGAGTTGACCGCCGACGGCGACACGCAGGTGTACGACGGCGACGACCTCTCGCTGGAGGAGACGGGCGACGGCTACGTGCTCCGCGTCGGCGGCGACGAGCACGAACTGAGCGCGGACGAACTCCGCGAGGAACTGCTCGACATGACGTCGTACGTCCCGAGCATGGACGACATCGTCGACTCCATGGAGGAGTTCGAGGCGGCCAAGGAGTCCGGCATGGGTGCCATCGCGATGACGCAGGCTGCGACGCTCGTCATCGACGGCGTCGAGGTGTCCCTGGAGAAGGACCGGATGTGGGACGAGGCGACGTATCAGGCCGCACAGACTCCCATCACGCTGTTCCAGGACGTGTACGAGCACCGCCCGGACCAGCACGAGGAGCTGGAGGAGCTGTACGGCGCGGACGTGGTCGCACGCGCGACGGAAGTCGGGAACTGA
- a CDS encoding fumarylacetoacetate hydrolase family protein, which produces MRLARAQTEAGVREGEYRDGTLVTDDAEYEVSEADLLAPCDPDALFCVGRNYAATLDQMDYERPEEPDFFIKPPHSVVGHRDPIPYPEWTDELTYAGELVAVIDEPCSDLEPEEVPDALRGYTLMNDVDALDQQGRTARKAFTASGPLGPWIETDLDPTGIDMHTDVGGERRQEANTELMLFDPYEVVSYLSKRFEFRAGDCVAFGSPANPGLVDPGESVEITYEGVGTLVNEVVTDT; this is translated from the coding sequence ATGCGACTCGCACGCGCACAGACGGAAGCCGGCGTCCGCGAAGGGGAGTACCGCGACGGCACGCTCGTCACCGACGACGCCGAGTACGAGGTGAGCGAGGCGGACCTGCTGGCACCCTGTGACCCGGACGCGCTGTTTTGCGTCGGGCGCAACTACGCGGCGACGCTCGACCAGATGGACTACGAACGACCCGAGGAACCAGACTTCTTCATCAAACCGCCCCACAGCGTCGTCGGTCACCGCGACCCCATCCCCTACCCGGAGTGGACGGACGAGTTGACGTACGCGGGCGAACTCGTGGCTGTCATCGACGAGCCCTGTTCTGACCTCGAACCCGAGGAGGTGCCCGACGCGCTCCGCGGCTACACGCTCATGAACGACGTCGACGCGCTCGACCAACAGGGCCGGACGGCCCGGAAGGCGTTCACCGCCTCCGGCCCGCTCGGGCCGTGGATCGAAACCGACCTCGACCCCACCGGCATCGACATGCACACCGACGTGGGCGGCGAGCGTAGACAGGAGGCGAACACGGAACTGATGCTGTTCGACCCGTACGAGGTCGTCTCGTACCTCTCGAAGCGCTTCGAGTTCCGCGCGGGCGACTGCGTCGCGTTCGGCTCCCCCGCCAACCCCGGTCTGGTCGACCCGGGCGAGTCGGTCGAGATCACCTACGAGGGCGTCGGCACGCTCGTCAACGAGGTCGTCACGGACACGTAA
- a CDS encoding GAF domain-containing protein encodes MTSGETGVPASGPTSGPMPDASERFVVVSDDDEWTRRVRSSSAFPVERVPTERADAPDTTFDGYPAAVIVDGTSDADPLVAFGSLRDAYPDTACLLAGGGGRVDHGGADADGRPVVLEYVPARTPSAVAAAAEFAVERRTHRSYPLAEREDDRVASARALDVDRLYESAGLDDLASASVRAVDAEAATVALLGEYRLRIVGASDSRLPAVVDRARSVSTYTVLEGDVHEVPDLAADPRFEAHSRAVELNLRSYLGAPLRVDGVAVGSLSVFRSEPGTATAADREMLRLHASVAEDLLAAARPAAGADSNASDDSSADSHPAGVDDDESTGH; translated from the coding sequence ATGACATCCGGGGAGACGGGCGTCCCAGCGTCCGGTCCGACGAGTGGCCCGATGCCGGACGCCTCGGAGCGCTTCGTGGTCGTGAGCGACGACGACGAATGGACTCGACGCGTCCGTTCGTCCTCGGCGTTCCCGGTCGAGCGAGTCCCCACCGAACGGGCGGACGCTCCGGACACCACGTTCGACGGCTACCCCGCCGCGGTCATCGTCGACGGAACGAGCGACGCCGACCCCCTCGTCGCGTTCGGGAGCCTCCGCGATGCGTATCCCGACACGGCGTGCCTGTTGGCAGGCGGCGGCGGTCGCGTCGACCACGGCGGTGCCGACGCGGACGGCCGACCGGTCGTGCTGGAGTACGTCCCGGCACGCACCCCATCGGCGGTCGCGGCAGCCGCCGAGTTCGCCGTCGAGCGACGGACGCACCGGAGCTACCCTCTCGCCGAGCGCGAGGACGACCGCGTCGCGTCCGCTCGTGCGCTCGACGTCGACCGGCTGTACGAGTCGGCCGGGCTCGACGACCTCGCGAGCGCCAGCGTCCGCGCCGTCGACGCCGAAGCCGCCACCGTGGCTCTGCTCGGCGAGTACCGACTTCGGATCGTCGGCGCGTCCGACTCCCGACTCCCGGCAGTCGTCGACCGCGCGCGCTCCGTCTCGACGTACACCGTCCTCGAAGGCGACGTCCACGAAGTGCCCGACCTCGCCGCCGACCCGCGGTTCGAAGCCCACAGCCGCGCCGTCGAACTGAACCTGCGGTCGTACCTCGGGGCGCCCCTCCGCGTCGACGGAGTCGCCGTCGGGTCGCTGTCGGTGTTCCGCAGCGAACCGGGGACGGCCACCGCCGCCGACCGCGAGATGCTCCGCTTGCACGCGAGCGTCGCCGAAGACCTGCTCGCGGCGGCGAGACCCGCCGCGGGTGCCGACTCGAACGCTTCCGACGACTCGTCTGCCGACAGCCACCCTGCTGGCGTCGACGACGACGAATCGACCGGCCACTGA
- a CDS encoding D-2-hydroxyacid dehydrogenase codes for MRIVVTRQKIHGHPAAEFVDILRERLPDHEVVLADTPDAEREAIRDADVVTGEGFTTGSLLDEAASLKLFAGVYAGTGHLDLDAFEAAGVAVTNASGVHAPNISEYVVGALVSLARDFRRATRQQDRREWRAYQTRELYDSTVTVVGLGAIGTAVVERLDAFGVETLGVRHSPEKGGPVDEVFGYDDLHEALARTDHLVLACPLTDTTRGLIDREALRTLPPQASLVNIARGPVVDTDALVYALRWNHIRGAFLDVTDPEPLPEDHELWGFDDVHITPHNAGHTPQYFERVADILAGNVRRIADADGEELPELENRVV; via the coding sequence ATGCGAATCGTCGTCACGCGACAGAAGATCCACGGCCACCCGGCCGCAGAGTTCGTCGACATCCTCCGCGAGCGGCTTCCCGACCACGAGGTCGTCCTCGCCGACACCCCCGACGCCGAGCGCGAGGCGATCCGAGACGCCGACGTGGTCACGGGAGAGGGATTCACCACCGGGTCGCTGTTGGACGAGGCGGCGTCGCTGAAGCTGTTCGCGGGCGTGTACGCCGGCACCGGCCACCTCGACCTCGACGCCTTCGAGGCCGCGGGCGTCGCCGTCACCAACGCCTCCGGCGTCCACGCGCCCAACATCTCCGAGTACGTGGTCGGGGCGCTCGTCTCGCTCGCACGCGACTTCCGACGCGCGACTCGCCAGCAGGACCGCCGCGAGTGGCGGGCGTACCAGACGCGAGAGCTGTACGACTCGACGGTCACCGTCGTCGGCCTCGGCGCCATCGGGACGGCGGTCGTCGAGCGACTGGACGCGTTCGGCGTCGAGACGCTGGGCGTCCGCCACTCCCCCGAGAAGGGCGGTCCCGTCGACGAGGTGTTCGGCTACGACGACCTCCACGAGGCGCTCGCGCGAACAGACCACCTCGTGCTCGCGTGCCCGCTGACGGACACGACACGGGGACTGATCGACCGTGAGGCGCTGCGGACGCTGCCGCCGCAGGCGTCGCTGGTGAACATCGCTCGCGGCCCCGTCGTCGACACCGACGCGCTCGTGTACGCGCTCCGCTGGAACCACATCCGCGGCGCGTTCCTCGACGTGACCGACCCCGAACCGCTCCCCGAAGACCACGAGTTGTGGGGGTTCGACGACGTGCACATCACCCCGCACAACGCGGGGCACACGCCGCAGTACTTCGAGCGCGTGGCCGACATCCTCGCGGGCAACGTCCGGCGGATCGCGGACGCAGACGGCGAGGAACTGCCCGAGTTGGAGAACCGCGTCGTCTGA
- a CDS encoding helix-turn-helix domain-containing protein, which translates to MAKYSTGSGGGGGSGDACELCGREDTKLQSANVAGAKLQVCSDCAPHDDNASRRGSGHGGGGGGGGGTRDASEPNRKKRAAQNVAKALDANTGDSRRWEEQGTDYEKDRLPYLVKGYGDVVAEARQDAGLTADDLASEVDVDVKQIHAVEEGRAARAGVGGSTVRSLEQVLDVTLVDE; encoded by the coding sequence ATGGCCAAGTACTCTACGGGGAGCGGCGGCGGGGGTGGCTCCGGCGACGCCTGCGAACTGTGCGGTCGCGAGGACACGAAGCTCCAGTCCGCGAACGTCGCGGGCGCGAAGCTCCAGGTGTGCTCCGACTGCGCCCCCCACGACGACAACGCGTCGCGGCGGGGGTCGGGCCACGGAGGTGGTGGCGGCGGAGGCGGCGGTACGCGCGACGCCTCCGAGCCCAACCGCAAGAAGCGCGCCGCCCAGAACGTCGCGAAGGCCCTCGACGCGAACACCGGCGACTCCCGGCGCTGGGAGGAGCAGGGCACCGACTACGAGAAGGACCGCCTCCCGTACCTCGTGAAGGGGTACGGTGACGTCGTCGCCGAGGCGCGACAGGACGCGGGGCTGACCGCCGACGACCTCGCCAGCGAGGTCGACGTCGACGTGAAGCAGATTCACGCGGTCGAGGAGGGACGAGCCGCCCGCGCCGGCGTCGGCGGGTCGACGGTGCGCAGCCTCGAGCAGGTGCTCGACGTGACGCTCGTCGACGAGTAG
- a CDS encoding alanyl-tRNA editing protein: protein MSHSLAADHPEVREFEATVESVDGRDVTLSETYFYPEGGGQPADRGILGGVGVADVQSHGDAVVHTLAEDPAFDVGDTVAAVIDDDYRTYCMRAHTASHVLYGAGRRVLDDLGYGGFGITDDKVRVDFETSTEITDDVLVDLERLVNRTVWDSRDVSWEERPVEEAQSDAAVAFNTKTEEDVMADAESVRVVTVAGWDEAACGGTHVSNTAEIGPVTVLDRSNPGEGLTRVEFAVGPVGIDRQATVHRGARTAASELGVALDDLPDAVARLVDERDGLADDLADLRSEVLVGRVADLDAVSVDGADWRLGVVSGFDANAVGEAAQSVVDDEGAPDAVAAVGDGDAPFVVVASGGTVDAGDVVDAVTDEFGGGGGGSPTFAQGGGLSADPETVVSFLRER from the coding sequence ATGAGCCACTCGCTCGCGGCCGACCACCCCGAGGTACGGGAGTTCGAGGCGACCGTCGAGTCCGTCGACGGGCGGGACGTGACGCTGTCGGAGACGTACTTCTACCCGGAAGGCGGCGGGCAGCCCGCAGACCGCGGCATCCTGGGCGGCGTCGGCGTCGCCGACGTCCAGTCGCACGGCGACGCCGTCGTCCACACGCTCGCCGAGGACCCAGCCTTCGACGTGGGCGACACCGTCGCCGCGGTGATCGACGACGACTACCGGACGTACTGCATGCGCGCACACACCGCTAGCCACGTGCTGTACGGCGCAGGCCGACGCGTGCTGGACGACCTCGGCTACGGCGGCTTCGGCATCACCGACGACAAGGTGCGCGTCGACTTCGAGACCTCGACAGAGATTACCGACGACGTGCTCGTCGACCTCGAACGACTCGTCAACCGCACGGTGTGGGATTCCCGGGACGTGTCCTGGGAGGAGCGCCCGGTCGAGGAGGCCCAGAGCGACGCGGCGGTCGCGTTCAACACGAAGACCGAGGAGGACGTAATGGCCGACGCGGAGTCGGTCCGCGTCGTCACGGTGGCCGGCTGGGACGAGGCCGCCTGCGGCGGCACGCACGTGTCGAACACCGCTGAAATCGGTCCCGTCACCGTGCTCGACCGATCGAACCCCGGCGAGGGGCTCACGCGCGTCGAGTTCGCGGTCGGCCCCGTCGGCATCGACCGCCAAGCCACGGTCCACCGCGGCGCCCGGACGGCGGCCAGCGAACTCGGCGTGGCGCTCGACGACCTCCCCGACGCGGTCGCCCGACTCGTCGACGAGCGCGACGGGTTGGCCGACGACCTCGCCGACCTGCGCTCGGAGGTGCTCGTCGGTCGCGTCGCCGATCTGGACGCCGTCTCGGTCGACGGGGCGGACTGGCGTCTCGGCGTCGTCTCCGGGTTCGACGCCAACGCCGTCGGCGAGGCCGCCCAGTCGGTCGTCGACGACGAGGGAGCCCCCGACGCGGTCGCGGCGGTCGGCGACGGAGACGCGCCGTTCGTCGTCGTCGCCTCGGGAGGGACCGTCGACGCTGGCGACGTCGTCGACGCCGTCACCGACGAGTTCGGCGGCGGTGGTGGCGGGTCGCCCACGTTCGCGCAGGGCGGCGGCTTGAGCGCCGATCCGGAGACGGTCGTCTCGTTCTTGCGAGAGCGCTGA
- a CDS encoding carboxypeptidase-like regulatory domain-containing protein yields the protein MRSHTRLPVLAAVVLVLAVAPALGAVGAVGSGAGADAAATQEATVTLTVAVETPTGDAVSGAELTATWDDGEATATTASNGRAFVDVPEDATVEVAIDHPDYVRNEPYVVENATEDLVSITVRERGSLTVSVEDAGGDPVGDARVVLRADGEIVVNGRTNANGGFTTGVVEQRTYSLSVVKQGYYRVMRDVSVGTAARESVTVERGSVTVSFEVTDDRFTPPSAVADAQIQLETAGTFRTLDNGEATAQVPVNANLDLVVTKAGYGTVERTLDVGESATTVRLNISRTPELNVTAVNDRVLVGERNVVTVVDAYGDPVADATVLVDDTEVGTTGGDGTLRIQLEEAGEHTVVAEADDLTSEPLTVTAVRERTPTATPSATPTATPIPAESPGTPTEGPETGVSFPGFTPVTAVIALLALAALVAGMNRRGDRSE from the coding sequence ATGCGCTCTCACACACGCCTCCCGGTCCTCGCGGCGGTGGTCCTCGTGCTCGCGGTCGCACCCGCACTCGGCGCCGTCGGCGCCGTCGGCAGCGGTGCTGGCGCCGACGCGGCGGCCACGCAGGAAGCGACCGTCACCCTCACCGTCGCAGTGGAGACGCCCACGGGCGACGCTGTCAGCGGCGCCGAGTTGACCGCCACGTGGGACGACGGCGAGGCGACGGCGACGACCGCGAGCAACGGGCGCGCGTTCGTGGACGTGCCGGAGGACGCGACCGTCGAGGTCGCTATCGACCACCCCGACTACGTCCGGAACGAGCCATACGTCGTCGAGAACGCCACCGAAGACCTTGTGTCGATCACCGTCCGCGAGCGCGGGAGCCTGACCGTCTCCGTCGAAGACGCCGGCGGCGACCCCGTCGGCGACGCGCGCGTGGTGTTGCGAGCCGACGGCGAAATCGTCGTGAACGGCCGCACGAACGCCAACGGCGGCTTCACGACCGGTGTCGTCGAACAGCGGACCTACAGCCTCTCGGTGGTGAAACAGGGCTACTACCGAGTCATGCGCGACGTGAGCGTCGGGACGGCGGCCCGTGAGTCCGTCACCGTCGAGCGCGGGTCGGTCACCGTCTCCTTCGAGGTGACCGACGACCGGTTCACCCCGCCGTCGGCGGTCGCGGACGCACAGATCCAGTTGGAGACCGCCGGCACGTTCCGGACGCTCGACAACGGCGAGGCGACCGCACAGGTGCCGGTGAACGCGAACCTGGACCTCGTCGTGACCAAAGCGGGGTACGGGACGGTCGAGCGCACACTCGACGTGGGCGAGTCCGCGACCACGGTGCGACTCAACATCAGCCGGACGCCCGAGTTGAACGTCACCGCCGTCAACGACCGCGTGCTCGTCGGCGAGCGCAACGTCGTCACCGTCGTCGACGCCTACGGCGACCCCGTGGCCGACGCGACCGTGCTCGTCGACGACACGGAGGTCGGTACCACCGGTGGCGACGGGACGCTCAGGATCCAACTTGAGGAGGCAGGCGAGCACACCGTCGTCGCGGAGGCCGACGACCTGACCTCCGAACCGCTGACCGTGACGGCGGTACGCGAGCGGACGCCGACCGCGACCCCGTCGGCGACGCCGACTGCGACGCCCATCCCCGCGGAGTCGCCGGGGACGCCCACGGAGGGGCCAGAGACGGGGGTTAGCTTCCCCGGGTTCACTCCAGTGACCGCAGTCATCGCGCTCCTCGCGCTGGCGGCGCTGGTCGCCGGGATGAACCGGCGCGGAGACCGGTCGGAGTAA